In Streptomyces sp. SID8374, one genomic interval encodes:
- a CDS encoding NADH-quinone oxidoreductase subunit A — protein sequence MNAYAPILVLGALGAGFAIFSVVMATLIGPKRYNRAKLEAYECGIEPTPTPAGGGRFPIKYYLTAMLFIVFDIEIVFLYPWAVSFDALGIFGLVEMLLFVLTVFVAYAYVWRRGGLEWD from the coding sequence GTGAATGCCTACGCGCCCATCCTCGTGCTCGGCGCCCTGGGGGCAGGGTTTGCGATCTTCTCCGTGGTCATGGCCACGCTTATCGGCCCCAAGCGGTACAACCGGGCAAAGCTCGAAGCGTACGAGTGCGGTATCGAACCCACGCCGACACCGGCCGGAGGCGGCCGCTTCCCCATCAAGTACTACCTGACGGCGATGCTTTTCATCGTCTTCGACATCGAGATCGTCTTCCTCTATCCCTGGGCGGTCTCCTTCGACGCCCTGGGGATCTTCGGGCTCGTGGAGATGCTGCTCTTCGTGCTCACCGTCTTCGTCGCCTATGCGTATGTCTGGCGTCGCGGCGGCTTGGAATGGGACTGA
- a CDS encoding geranylgeranyl reductase family protein: MTEPLSEHSADVIVVGAGPAGSTTAYYLAKAGLDVLLLEKTAFPREKVCGDGLTPRATKQLVSMGIDISEEAGWLRNKGLRIIGGGVRLQLDWPDLASYPDYGLVRKRDDFDEQLARQAQKAGARLYERCNVGAPIRDERTGRITGVEAKIGEEKTPVTFHAPLVVAADGNSTRLSLAMGLHRREDRPMGVAVRTYFTSPRHDDDYLESWLELWDKRGAQDRLLPGYGWIFGMGDGTSNVGLGILNSSSAFKELDWREVLKAWCASMPEEWGYTPENMTMPIRGAALPMAFNRQPHYTKGLLLVGDAGGMVNPFNGEGIAYAMESGQIAADVIVQAHARATPAQRELALNNYPKVLKETYGGYYTMGRAFVKLIGNPKVMKVATQRGLTHPLLMKFTLKMLANLTDPTGGDAMDRIINGLAKVAPKA, encoded by the coding sequence GTGACCGAGCCCCTCTCCGAGCACAGCGCGGACGTGATCGTCGTCGGAGCGGGCCCAGCCGGCTCCACGACCGCGTACTACCTCGCCAAGGCCGGACTCGACGTCCTGCTCCTGGAAAAGACGGCGTTCCCCCGCGAGAAGGTCTGCGGCGACGGCCTCACCCCCCGCGCCACGAAACAGCTCGTCTCCATGGGGATCGACATCTCCGAGGAGGCCGGCTGGCTGCGCAACAAGGGCCTGCGCATCATCGGCGGCGGCGTCCGGCTCCAGCTGGACTGGCCGGATCTCGCGTCCTACCCGGACTACGGACTGGTCCGTAAACGCGACGACTTCGACGAGCAGCTGGCCCGGCAGGCGCAGAAGGCCGGCGCCCGGCTGTACGAGCGCTGCAACGTGGGCGCCCCGATCCGCGACGAGCGCACCGGCCGGATCACCGGCGTCGAGGCGAAGATCGGTGAGGAGAAGACCCCGGTCACCTTCCACGCCCCGCTCGTGGTCGCCGCCGACGGCAACTCCACCCGGCTCTCCCTCGCGATGGGTCTGCACCGCCGCGAGGACCGCCCGATGGGCGTCGCCGTCCGTACGTACTTCACCTCGCCCCGCCACGACGACGACTACCTGGAGTCCTGGCTGGAGCTGTGGGACAAGCGCGGCGCCCAGGACCGGCTGCTCCCCGGGTACGGCTGGATCTTCGGCATGGGCGACGGCACCTCCAACGTGGGCCTCGGCATCCTCAACTCCTCCTCCGCCTTCAAGGAGCTGGACTGGCGCGAGGTGCTCAAGGCCTGGTGCGCCTCGATGCCCGAGGAGTGGGGGTACACCCCGGAGAACATGACGATGCCCATCCGGGGCGCCGCCCTCCCCATGGCCTTCAACCGCCAGCCGCACTACACCAAGGGCCTCCTGCTCGTCGGTGACGCGGGCGGCATGGTCAACCCGTTCAACGGCGAAGGCATCGCGTACGCCATGGAGTCGGGCCAGATCGCGGCCGACGTCATCGTGCAGGCCCACGCCCGCGCCACCCCCGCCCAGCGCGAACTGGCCCTGAACAACTACCCGAAGGTGCTCAAGGAGACCTACGGCGGCTACTACACGATGGGCCGCGCCTTCGTGAAGCTGATCGGCAACCCGAAGGTCATGAAGGTCGCCACCCAGCGCGGTCTGACCCACCCGCTGCTGATGAAGTTCACGCTGAAGATGCTGGCCAACCTGACCGACCCGACGGGCGGCGACGCGATGGACCGCATCATCAACGGGCTGGCGAAGGTGGCACCGAAGGCCTGA
- a CDS encoding NADH-quinone oxidoreductase subunit C yields MSDNTHGEGQNGNAVPAPRDTGGEVIRVRKGMFGANNGGDTSGYGGLIRTVTLPGASSRPYGGWFDEVADELEGALEEQDLLPENAIERTVVDHDELTFHIAREHLVQVARTLRDDPALRFELCTGVSGVHFLGDKGRELHAVYHLRSLTHGRIVRLEVSAPDSDPHIPSLVEVYPTNDWHEREAYDFFGLIFDGHPALTRIMMPDDWQGFPQRKDYPLGGIAVEYKGAQIPAPDQRRSYS; encoded by the coding sequence GTGAGCGACAACACCCACGGCGAGGGGCAGAACGGCAACGCCGTACCCGCCCCGCGCGACACCGGCGGCGAGGTCATCCGCGTACGCAAGGGCATGTTCGGCGCCAACAACGGCGGCGACACCTCCGGTTACGGCGGCCTCATCCGCACCGTCACCCTGCCCGGCGCCTCCTCCCGGCCGTACGGGGGGTGGTTCGACGAGGTGGCCGACGAGCTCGAAGGGGCCCTGGAGGAGCAGGACCTGCTCCCCGAGAACGCCATCGAACGCACCGTCGTCGACCACGACGAGCTCACCTTCCACATCGCCCGCGAGCACCTGGTCCAGGTCGCCCGCACCCTGCGCGACGACCCCGCCCTGCGCTTCGAGCTCTGTACGGGCGTCAGCGGCGTCCACTTCCTCGGGGACAAGGGACGCGAGCTGCACGCCGTCTACCACCTGCGGTCCCTCACCCACGGCCGGATCGTCCGGCTGGAGGTCTCCGCCCCGGACAGCGACCCGCACATCCCGTCCCTCGTCGAGGTCTATCCGACCAACGACTGGCACGAGCGCGAGGCGTACGACTTCTTCGGCCTCATCTTCGACGGGCACCCGGCCCTGACCCGGATCATGATGCCGGACGACTGGCAGGGCTTCCCGCAGCGCAAGGACTACCCGCTCGGCGGCATCGCCGTCGAGTACAAGGGCGCCCAGATCCCGGCTCCGGACCAGCGGAGGTCGTACTCCTGA
- a CDS encoding TauD/TfdA family dioxygenase encodes MTTTAPPALRDHRIPADGLYEGPRVLHRVPEGWTDRPYELFELVPRGRVIGAEIHGVDLSRPLETAVRAELDRALAEWKVLFFREQHLTSQQQRAFAGHWGELETNPLLATGDDPEVARLDRSAVPTFENVWHADVTFRERPALGAVLQLREVPPVGGDTLWADMAAAYDNLPEEVKERIEGARAVHDFIPGFSRFYPPERLAPHQDRFPPVEHPVVRRHPVTGRRTIFVNASFTTRIVGFAQEESDRLLRLLFQQAHAPEFQVRHSWRAGDVAFWDNRATQHYAVNDYAPHRRVAERVAIAGDRPH; translated from the coding sequence GGGTCCGCGCGTGCTGCACCGCGTCCCGGAGGGCTGGACGGACCGGCCGTACGAGCTCTTCGAGCTGGTGCCGCGCGGCCGGGTGATCGGCGCCGAGATCCACGGCGTGGACCTGTCCCGTCCCCTGGAAACGGCCGTGCGCGCCGAGCTGGACCGGGCGCTGGCGGAGTGGAAGGTGCTGTTCTTCCGGGAGCAGCACCTCACCTCGCAGCAGCAGCGCGCCTTCGCCGGGCACTGGGGCGAGCTGGAGACCAACCCGCTGCTCGCCACCGGCGACGACCCGGAGGTGGCCCGCCTGGACCGCTCGGCCGTCCCCACCTTCGAGAACGTCTGGCACGCCGACGTCACCTTCCGCGAGCGCCCGGCGCTCGGCGCGGTCCTCCAGCTCCGCGAGGTCCCGCCGGTGGGCGGGGACACGCTGTGGGCGGACATGGCGGCGGCGTACGACAACCTGCCCGAGGAGGTGAAGGAGCGCATCGAGGGGGCGCGGGCGGTGCACGACTTCATCCCCGGGTTCTCCCGGTTCTACCCGCCGGAGCGGCTGGCCCCGCACCAGGACCGGTTCCCGCCGGTCGAACACCCGGTGGTGCGGCGCCACCCGGTCACCGGCCGCCGGACGATCTTCGTCAACGCCTCGTTCACCACCCGGATCGTCGGGTTCGCGCAGGAGGAGAGCGACCGGCTGCTGCGGCTGCTCTTCCAGCAGGCGCACGCGCCGGAGTTCCAGGTGCGGCACAGCTGGCGGGCGGGCGACGTCGCGTTCTGGGACAACCGGGCCACCCAGCACTACGCGGTCAACGACTACGCCCCGCACCGCCGGGTCGCCGAACGCGTCGCCATCGCGGGGGACCGCCCCCACTGA
- a CDS encoding demethylmenaquinone methyltransferase — protein sequence MTRASLDKQPHEVASMFDGVAANYDLTNDVISLGQARQWRKAVAAAVDARPAQKILDLAAGTATSSQPFARAGAYVVPCDFSLGMLTVGKRRHPWMPFTAGDGMKLPFKDEVFDTVTISFGLRNIQDTETALRELYRVTKPGGRVVICEFSQPTWAPFRTVYTEYLMRALPPTARAVSSNPDAYVYLAESIRAWPDQPGLAALLQKAGWSKVAWRNLTGGVVALHRATRA from the coding sequence GTGACCCGAGCCTCCCTGGACAAGCAGCCGCACGAAGTCGCCTCGATGTTCGACGGAGTGGCGGCCAACTACGACCTGACCAACGACGTGATCTCGCTGGGCCAGGCCCGGCAGTGGCGCAAGGCGGTCGCGGCGGCGGTCGACGCCCGTCCCGCGCAGAAGATCCTCGACCTGGCGGCGGGCACCGCGACCTCCTCGCAGCCCTTCGCCCGGGCCGGCGCCTACGTCGTACCGTGCGACTTCTCGCTCGGCATGCTGACGGTCGGCAAGCGGCGCCACCCGTGGATGCCGTTCACGGCGGGCGACGGCATGAAGCTGCCGTTCAAGGACGAGGTCTTCGACACCGTCACGATCTCCTTCGGGCTGCGCAACATCCAGGACACCGAGACCGCGCTGCGCGAGCTGTACCGGGTGACGAAGCCGGGCGGCCGGGTCGTGATCTGCGAGTTCTCGCAGCCGACCTGGGCCCCGTTCCGCACGGTCTACACCGAGTACCTGATGCGCGCGCTGCCGCCGACCGCCCGGGCCGTCTCCTCCAACCCGGACGCGTACGTCTATCTCGCCGAATCCATCCGCGCCTGGCCCGACCAGCCCGGCCTCGCCGCACTCCTCCAGAAGGCGGGCTGGTCGAAGGTGGCGTGGCGCAACCTCACCGGCGGCGTGGTGGCCCTGCACCGGGCCACCCGCGCCTGA
- a CDS encoding NADH-quinone oxidoreductase subunit B, with protein sequence MGLEEKLPSGFVLTTVEQAAGWVRKSSVFPATFGLACCAIEMMTTGAGRYDLARFGMEVFRGSPRQADLMIVAGRVSQKMAPVLRQVYDQMPNPKWVISMGVCASSGGMFNNYAIVQGVDHIVPVDIYLPGCPPRPEMLLDAILKLHQKIQDGKLGVNAEEAAREAEEAALKALPLIEMKGLLR encoded by the coding sequence ATGGGACTCGAAGAGAAGCTGCCTAGCGGCTTTGTGCTGACCACCGTCGAACAGGCCGCCGGCTGGGTGCGGAAGTCCTCCGTCTTCCCGGCCACGTTCGGCCTCGCCTGCTGCGCCATCGAGATGATGACGACCGGCGCGGGCCGCTACGACCTGGCCCGGTTCGGGATGGAGGTCTTCCGCGGATCGCCGCGCCAGGCGGACCTGATGATCGTCGCCGGGCGGGTGAGCCAGAAGATGGCGCCCGTCCTGCGCCAGGTCTACGACCAGATGCCGAACCCCAAGTGGGTCATCTCCATGGGGGTTTGCGCATCATCGGGTGGAATGTTCAACAATTACGCCATTGTGCAGGGCGTTGATCACATTGTCCCGGTCGATATCTATTTGCCGGGATGCCCGCCGCGTCCCGAGATGCTGCTGGACGCCATCCTGAAGCTCCACCAGAAGATCCAGGACGGCAAGCTCGGGGTCAACGCGGAGGAAGCCGCCCGCGAGGCGGAGGAAGCGGCCCTCAAGGCGCTGCCCCTGATCGAGATGAAGGGGCTCCTGCGGTGA
- a CDS encoding C40 family peptidase: MSHTAHIPSHRKPRQRASKSALRAGVAGGVLSTIAVAGAAGPAQAEPVTQTIEMPTITAGLSTAVAASAQATQQVALDLETQAHEDAAAESAAKKAKKAKAEAVRKAEAKKKAEAAAKARAEAEAKERAERASRTAERTTLSAPSGSSSGNSASASASSSAPSSSSNATGSAAAIVAFAKAQVGDAYVAGGTGPNAWDCSGLVQAAYRSVGIDLPRVSQAQSTAGTQVSLDNLQPGDILYWGGAGSAYHVAIYVGGGQFVGAQNSSTGTVQRSMDYDRPSGAVRVL, translated from the coding sequence ATGTCCCACACCGCTCACATACCCAGCCACCGGAAGCCCCGCCAGCGCGCCTCGAAGTCGGCGCTGCGAGCCGGAGTTGCCGGTGGCGTCCTCAGCACCATCGCGGTCGCGGGTGCCGCCGGTCCGGCCCAGGCCGAACCGGTGACCCAGACGATCGAGATGCCCACCATCACCGCCGGGCTCTCCACCGCCGTCGCCGCCTCCGCACAGGCCACGCAGCAGGTCGCCCTCGACCTGGAGACGCAGGCCCACGAGGACGCCGCGGCCGAGAGCGCCGCGAAGAAGGCCAAGAAAGCCAAGGCCGAGGCCGTCCGCAAGGCCGAGGCCAAGAAGAAGGCCGAAGCCGCCGCCAAGGCCCGCGCCGAGGCGGAGGCCAAGGAGCGTGCCGAGCGCGCCTCCCGTACCGCCGAGCGCACGACGCTCAGCGCCCCCTCCGGCTCCTCCTCGGGCAACTCGGCCTCCGCGTCCGCCTCCTCGTCCGCCCCGTCCTCCTCGTCGAACGCCACGGGCTCCGCCGCGGCCATCGTCGCGTTCGCCAAGGCCCAGGTCGGCGACGCGTACGTGGCCGGCGGCACCGGCCCCAACGCGTGGGACTGCTCGGGCCTGGTCCAGGCCGCGTACCGCTCGGTGGGCATCGACCTCCCCCGCGTCTCGCAGGCCCAGTCGACCGCCGGCACGCAGGTCTCCCTGGACAACCTCCAGCCCGGCGACATCCTGTACTGGGGCGGCGCGGGCAGCGCGTACCACGTCGCGATCTACGTGGGCGGCGGCCAGTTCGTCGGCGCGCAGAACTCCAGCACCGGTACGGTGCAGCGCTCCATGGACTACGACCGGCCGTCCGGCGCGGTCCGCGTTCTCTGA
- a CDS encoding GNAT family N-acetyltransferase, producing MSIAPVPPTAPAPAVRLRVPTDEDALIWHRIFDDPEVMEFFGGRRADFSVYEELTARQRRHDAELGYCLWTVTDEDGTVLGFTGAQPWPHTHYGPVGAIEIGWRLARTAWGRGYATAAARATLERLRAAGVPDVVAMIDSRNARSIAVAERLGMHHAETFTTPRPGQEARCYRLEL from the coding sequence ATGTCGATAGCACCTGTTCCGCCCACTGCTCCGGCCCCCGCGGTACGTCTGCGCGTCCCGACCGACGAGGACGCCCTGATCTGGCACCGGATCTTCGACGACCCCGAGGTGATGGAGTTCTTCGGCGGCCGGAGAGCGGACTTCTCCGTGTACGAGGAACTCACCGCCCGTCAGCGCCGCCATGACGCGGAGCTCGGCTACTGCCTGTGGACCGTCACCGACGAGGACGGCACCGTGCTCGGCTTCACCGGGGCGCAGCCGTGGCCGCACACCCACTACGGGCCGGTCGGCGCGATCGAGATCGGCTGGCGGCTGGCGCGTACGGCCTGGGGGCGCGGTTACGCCACCGCCGCCGCCCGCGCCACGCTGGAGCGGCTGCGGGCGGCCGGGGTGCCGGACGTCGTCGCGATGATCGACTCCCGTAACGCGCGATCGATCGCGGTGGCGGAGCGGCTCGGGATGCACCACGCGGAGACCTTCACCACCCCGCGCCCCGGACAGGAGGCGCGCTGCTACCGGCTGGAGCTCTGA
- a CDS encoding CGNR zinc finger domain-containing protein, giving the protein MELASTIHHDGDGGVADDLETVRGTTRWIQQQTGDITPQEFLTGELVADEELRDEIVGVRRAVRALFARVLSPAPPSPADAHRLMPADEALAHLNAAAARELVAPQLEWPAEGAPAARLLSAEGDPRVRLVAALARDAVDFLSGPEREQLRACHAPRCVRYFIKSHGRQEWCKPSCGNRARVARHYERTRGTAGQG; this is encoded by the coding sequence ATGGAACTGGCGAGCACCATCCACCACGACGGAGACGGCGGCGTCGCCGACGACCTGGAGACGGTCCGGGGGACGACGCGGTGGATCCAGCAGCAGACCGGGGACATCACGCCCCAGGAGTTCCTCACCGGTGAGCTGGTCGCCGACGAGGAGCTCCGGGACGAGATCGTCGGCGTACGAAGGGCTGTGCGGGCCCTGTTCGCGCGGGTGCTCAGCCCCGCCCCGCCCAGCCCGGCCGACGCCCACCGCCTGATGCCCGCCGACGAGGCCCTGGCCCACCTGAACGCGGCCGCCGCCCGGGAGCTGGTCGCCCCGCAGCTGGAGTGGCCCGCCGAAGGGGCCCCGGCGGCACGGCTGTTGTCGGCCGAGGGCGACCCGCGCGTACGGCTGGTCGCGGCGCTGGCGCGCGATGCCGTGGACTTCCTGAGCGGGCCGGAGCGCGAACAGCTGCGGGCCTGCCACGCGCCGCGCTGCGTGCGGTACTTCATCAAGAGCCACGGCCGCCAGGAGTGGTGCAAGCCGTCCTGCGGCAACCGGGCCCGGGTGGCGCGCCACTACGAACGCACCCGGGGGACGGCCGGCCAGGGCTGA
- a CDS encoding metallophosphoesterase, with amino-acid sequence MLLAQISDLHLDGSDRATSRATRVMEYLRALPRPVDALLVTGDIADHAAESEYEEAARILAAPFPVLPCPGNHDARPAYRKALLGEAPATAPVNRVHHIAGTAILMCDSTIPGRDEGRLAPETLAWIDTTLGALPDGVPALIAFHQPPVELHHPLPDAGRLEEPEHLAALLDAHPRVVAVLTGHAHTAAASTFAGRPLVVGPAVTWTLLMPWEGDRPADRDQPPGLAFHVLGEDGRLTTHFRVVLPATAPARAGA; translated from the coding sequence ATGTTGCTCGCTCAGATCAGCGATCTGCACCTGGACGGCAGTGACCGCGCGACCAGCAGGGCGACCCGCGTCATGGAGTACCTGCGGGCCCTGCCCCGCCCGGTCGACGCCCTGCTGGTCACCGGAGACATCGCCGACCACGCGGCGGAGTCCGAGTACGAGGAGGCGGCCCGCATCCTCGCCGCGCCCTTCCCCGTACTGCCCTGCCCCGGGAACCACGACGCGCGCCCCGCCTACCGCAAGGCGCTCCTCGGCGAGGCCCCGGCCACCGCGCCCGTCAACCGGGTCCACCACATCGCCGGAACGGCCATCCTGATGTGCGACTCCACCATCCCCGGCCGCGACGAGGGCCGCCTCGCCCCGGAGACGCTGGCCTGGATCGACACCACGCTCGGCGCGCTCCCGGACGGCGTCCCCGCGCTGATCGCCTTCCACCAGCCGCCCGTGGAGCTCCACCACCCGCTGCCCGACGCCGGGCGGCTGGAGGAGCCGGAACACCTCGCCGCCCTCCTCGACGCCCACCCGCGGGTCGTCGCCGTCCTCACCGGCCACGCCCACACGGCCGCCGCCTCCACCTTCGCCGGGCGCCCGCTCGTCGTCGGGCCCGCGGTGACGTGGACGCTGCTCATGCCGTGGGAGGGGGACCGCCCGGCCGACCGCGACCAGCCCCCGGGCCTCGCGTTCCACGTCCTGGGCGAGGACGGGCGCCTGACGACCCACTTCCGCGTCGTGCTCCCCGCCACGGCGCCCGCCCGCGCCGGGGCATAA